From the Telopea speciosissima isolate NSW1024214 ecotype Mountain lineage chromosome 9, Tspe_v1, whole genome shotgun sequence genome, the window GGAATCCTGTTTATCGCTACACCTTCAAGGACAGGCTCTCCCAAAGGTATCATCTCCTTTCATTTCAAATATTTGCTCtcttctattattattatatatatatatatatataacacacACGTACACGTACAGGTACGAGAAGGAATTGCCGGGAGTGGATATATTTGTATGTACGGCGGACCCAAGAGTGGAGCCACCAATAATGGTGATAAACACTGTATTATCGGTCATGGCCTATGATTATCCACCGGAGAAGCTCAGCGTTTATCTTTCCGACGATGGTGGGTCTGAGTTGACGTTCTACGCAATGATAGAAGCCTCTCGCTTCTCTAAGCATTGGCTCCCATTCTGCAAGAAATTCAAGGCGGAGCCTTCCTCTCCTGCAGCTTTTTTCTCCAGTACTAACTCTCCTCACCCTCTTCAGGATCCTCACATGCCCAACCACTACTCTTCCATTAAGGTCagtggtttatatatatatctactCGTAGGAATTACTTATCGGTATCAGCCAAGGCAGAAACCGATATTTCAaaccatcccccccccccccaagaggTATCCAGATCATTCACGGTGaactgcccgtagcggcctgagTGGCACACAAACAACGCatggcgcaatgaccaccttacccctgcccaagctcCTTGCTCGAGCAGGgctaaggcggtcattgcatctCGCCTTATTTGTACACCACTGAGGCCGCTACGGGTAAcgcaccgtagaagatcacGACCCCTCAACACACACACAGGGGAATAAATTATAACCTTGTTTCTTCCAACTTTGCATGATAGAAATTGTACAAAGACATGGAGAACCGGATCAAGACTGTGACGGAGCTAGGTCGAGCTCCACAAGAAATCCGCAGGGAGCACAAAGGTTTTCTTGAGTGGGATACAGTTTCTAGTCCACGTGATCACCAGACCATTCTTCAGGTAATCTTACATGTCATATACACATGTGCAATGATAGGATTCATCTTTGTTAAAAACAAAATGTTTGTGATTGTGATTGGATCCGCATATGAGGGCCAAAAGGATTAATCGAGAAAGATCTCATATTCTTATTATAAGATTGTGATTGGGTCTGCATATGTTTGGtaatttcttttgattattccttctttaattttcaaaaattatttaatgttgTAGTAAAAtgggattttcaaaattatttgaaagtgacttgtcCTCATGTCATTCTTAAAAACTGTACATTTTTCGAGTAAACGTATTATATGCTAGGATGTTcctttattgaaaaaaaaattgtagggatcatgttctctatgccgcagggCAGGCTGtatccagacacatgggcctgccactcaggggagcagggtggtcattgtgcccacccccatgtgtttgggcgcaaccTACACCCCGGtacagagaatattctcccaaaAATGTATTATACTTTAAAAGGACAATAAAATAAGATATTACGACTCTCCTCAccaacctcttttttttttgataagtactCCTCACCAACCTTCTTTACATCAagataatataatataatataatatataaactTTTGTCcataaacaaaaatcaaagattgatAGTAACATTTCTTTCTTAATCACTTTCCTGATCTAtatagcctttttttttttcctaaaaccTGATCTATAGAGCTTAATTGTTATTGTAGAACCTCAAAGATGTGATGTACATGTATGATGTATTGTCCCTTACATTGTTGCTAGAGATGTGACAAAGCTTTAACCTTTATGCCTCCACGTACCGCAAAGATGTGATGTACATGTATGCATACACTACTCCTTACCCAAGCTATTTATTTATAGAGTGAGTGTGAATCCTTAATTTAAAAAGATTACATGTCAAGAGGAATGATCCTTTTGGATCGATGAtctaattagggttttcttttaaGAGTTAGACTCAACATATGTAAAGAAAAGTAATTGCTTGAAAACTCAAAAGTCTTACTTTTAAGCATTTAAGAATTTATTCACATGTGGCTATACCGTAAATAGTAATAACCAAAACTCCTTTAATGTGATAGAAATAATTACGATAAAGTCCATCCACTTAACAATATCATATAACAAGCTTGTAGATATGGAATATAAAcgttctaccaaaaaacaaaaaaaaaaaaaagatatggaaTATAAACACCGTCAAAAACCTAGCCAGTCAAAGTGACTTTGTCAGAGAATATTGACCATTGATTAgagattaataaaaaattaaaaattaaatataattattaaataaataataataatttatatatgCATTTGTAAACTCTTTACAAAATTGCCATCGAATTTGGAATTCTATCCAATCATAGTTGGATAATTCTCTCAAGATACCTTATTCAGGAAGTAGATTCTTTATTGAGTATCTCTTTCATTCACAGATGAACATTGTGAATCCGGCGCACTGATATAGGCATCAATCATTGGTACACCAAAACACATAAGGTGCAACTACAATGGAAAGGTTCTTAAAACAACTGACGATTGTCCATCCAAGATTCTCAAATGATTCAGTTTGACACACACATACAATATGAATAATCCATTTTATATTCTTGAATCACATTCTGAAAATATACAACGTGACAAACTAACAACCATATGAAAATAATGTCTATTTTTGTCTCTAGTTGCGAAACTTTAAGGTATAATCTTAAGACAATATAtctcacataaaatgataacgTAAGTTACTTTAATTTAAACACTTAAattaggtttgatggacacatttATCCAATAATGGTAGCTATGGGCGGATTCATCTTATAAAATAAACCACACCTATCTCAATAATCGAGTTTCAGGTCCAAGCAAGTAGAGGAAGTGTCCCAAAAGTGAGTgtaaaatgattaaaattacaaaaacagaTTAGATTCCATTACAATGAATGGTATTCTTgtataattttataaaaatttaaacTCACATTTTTAGCCCCTTGACCTACTTTTTTTTAGCCCAAAATTGATCAATGATACCATTGTGAAGTCCTCTATCAAATGGGCCCCCCTAAATCCATCCATGTAATCCACATGGTAAGATGGCATGTAAAATTATCCATGGTTAAAACTCCATTAGACTTTGTGTTCCcccttatgataaaaaataGCAATTTTAATTACAATCCAAGTATCAATCGAAGTTGTGTTACTCTCTTTAGcataatttatatttatatttatgacctatttattaataatcaattatgataatagGTTATAGGTTATAGGCTATAAACAATAATCATTTGGTTACtactagacataatagattatataatgaaaaataggtttggtatgctTAAGTAAAGAATATATTATGTAATATGGTGGGGGCGGAGtggggttggagagagagaggggcaaaAGAGAGGCTTTGttctaattttcattaattttactAATTTACCCTCACTTAAGTAATaattttacatatgttcattaatggtacccgcataaacaaacattaatagtttatggtgataaatcataaacaactctagaattgtttatgaatttatgcTTATATTGATTTACTTAATGAGAAATAGAgatcataaatcataccaaacacatctacTTATGTTTATATGtcagataaacataaatttaaattaTACCAAAGAAATATTAATATCGGTATTGTATTGGCCGCTGATACTATCAAAAACTGGTTTTTCAGCCTAATAGGGATCAGGAATGGATAGAATCAATCCATATCAATATCGGTATCGGTGGCAACCGATACTGTGAACTAAAAACCTTGTTTATAATATTGGATGACACTGAAATGTTATTAGTTTTGATCTTAATAGATATTAATCGATGGAAAAGACCCCAATGCGGTAGATATGGAAGGACAACCATTGCCAACTCTGGTATACATGGCTCGTGAGAAGAGACCCCAATACCATCATAACTTCAAGGCTGGAGCTATGAATGCGCTGGTAAATTAACCATTAGCTAGAAACAAACCCTTATTCTCAAATTCATTCATTAACATTCCATGCACGCATAGAGTTCTTCATTTCATTAATATGTCACCAAAAATGCAGATAAGGGTGTCTTCGAAGATAAGCAATGGCCCAATTATTCTCAATGTGGACTGTGACATGTACTCTAATAGTTTAGATTCGGTGAGAGATGCCCTTTGTTTTTTAATGGACGAGGAGAAGGGACACGAGATTGCTTTTGTTCAGTATCCACAGAGCTTCAACAACATCACTAAGAATGATCTCTATGGAAGTTCCCTTAGAGCAATTTTTGAGGTAGGTAGAAGGAATATTATTagtagctagctagctagtaGTGTACTTCATGTTTGAAGAGATTTTGTCTTATTTTCTTGGAATTAATGTTTTGTTATGAAGGTGGACGTCTATGGTATAGATGGCTTAGGAGGGACTCCCTATATGGGAACTGGTTGTTTTCACAGGAGAGATACCCTGTGTGGGAGGAAATACACAGAAGAGTACAAGAGAGATAATTGGCAAACAGAGAATGATAGAATTGAAGGAGAAAGTTTGAATGAATTTGTTGACAGAATAAAGGGACTTGCGAATTGTAACTACGATGAGAACACTGAATGGGGAAaagaggttctctctctctctctctctctcttctttgatCAGATAAGAGATGGGGTTCCTCAATTGAATGATGTGTAATTGCAGATGGGGTTGAAGTATGGTTGTGCAGTTGAGGATGTGATTACAGGTTTGGCAATTCAATGTAGGGGATGGAAATCAGTTTATTTCAATCCAGGAAAGAAAGCCTTCCTTGGTGTTGGTCCTGTAACGTTGGATCAGATGCTTGTGCAACACAAAAGATGGTCTGAAGGTCATCTTCAGATTTTTCTCTCAAGGTACTGTCCTTTCTGGCAAGGTCATGGAAGGATCAATATAGGACTTCAAATGGCATATTCCCACTTCAACTTGTGGGCTACTTATGGCCCTCCAACACTATATTACCTCCTCAtcccttcactttgtctccTTAAAGCTATTCCCCTCTTTCCAAAGGttggttctctctctccattgtaTGTAGCTTTATAAATTCTTACTGCACATGAGCTCTTTATTTCTTCCTGTTCTTACCATAAAgaatgttgtttttttttttcagatttcaaGCCCTTGGTTCTTGCCTTTTGCATATTTGATCATTGCGAGTTCCACATACAGCTTAGGAGAGTTCTTATGGATTGGTGGCTCACTCCAAGGTTGGTGGAATGACCAAAGGATATGGATCTACAGGAAGACAACTTCCTACCTCTTTGCCATGTTAGAGACAATGCTCAAGGTATTAGGGTTTACTAAATCGGGATTTGCCATCACAGCTAAGGTGGCTGACGATGATGTGATGCATAGATACGAGCAAG encodes:
- the LOC122641126 gene encoding cellulose synthase-like protein E1 isoform X1, with protein sequence MAAAKDGNLPLFETKIAKGGVGYRLFTLSMLVGICMVLVYRVRYIPSGEGAEGSWAWIGLLLAELWFSFSWLLHQPVRWNPVYRYTFKDRLSQRYEKELPGVDIFVCTADPRVEPPIMVINTVLSVMAYDYPPEKLSVYLSDDGGSELTFYAMIEASRFSKHWLPFCKKFKAEPSSPAAFFSSTNSPHPLQDPHMPNHYSSIKKLYKDMENRIKTVTELGRAPQEIRREHKGFLEWDTVSSPRDHQTILQILIDGKDPNAVDMEGQPLPTLVYMAREKRPQYHHNFKAGAMNALIRVSSKISNGPIILNVDCDMYSNSLDSVRDALCFLMDEEKGHEIAFVQYPQSFNNITKNDLYGSSLRAIFEVDVYGIDGLGGTPYMGTGCFHRRDTLCGRKYTEEYKRDNWQTENDRIEGESLNEFVDRIKGLANCNYDENTEWGKEMGLKYGCAVEDVITGLAIQCRGWKSVYFNPGKKAFLGVGPVTLDQMLVQHKRWSEGHLQIFLSRYCPFWQGHGRINIGLQMAYSHFNLWATYGPPTLYYLLIPSLCLLKAIPLFPKISSPWFLPFAYLIIASSTYSLGEFLWIGGSLQGWWNDQRIWIYRKTTSYLFAMLETMLKVLGFTKSGFAITAKVADDDVMHRYEQEIMEFGTNSPMFSLLTTVALLNLFSLLGGMKRLLMDPGTDVLETSCLQIFLCAFVVAINLPLYQSLFFRKDTGRMPSSLLSRSFVLALIACMLPMY
- the LOC122641126 gene encoding cellulose synthase-like protein E1 isoform X2; amino-acid sequence: MAYRLFVLSMLVGICMVVVYRVKHVPSAGEGAQGGRWVWIGLFVAELWLSLSWLLRQAFRWNLVYRYTFKDRLSHRYEKELPGVDIFVCTADPRVEPPIMVINTVLSVMAYDYPPEKLSVYLSDDGGSELTFYAMIEASRFSKHWLPFCKKFKAEPSSPAAFFSSTNSPHPLQDPHMPNHYSSIKKLYKDMENRIKTVTELGRAPQEIRREHKGFLEWDTVSSPRDHQTILQILIDGKDPNAVDMEGQPLPTLVYMAREKRPQYHHNFKAGAMNALIRVSSKISNGPIILNVDCDMYSNSLDSVRDALCFLMDEEKGHEIAFVQYPQSFNNITKNDLYGSSLRAIFEVDVYGIDGLGGTPYMGTGCFHRRDTLCGRKYTEEYKRDNWQTENDRIEGESLNEFVDRIKGLANCNYDENTEWGKEMGLKYGCAVEDVITGLAIQCRGWKSVYFNPGKKAFLGVGPVTLDQMLVQHKRWSEGHLQIFLSRYCPFWQGHGRINIGLQMAYSHFNLWATYGPPTLYYLLIPSLCLLKAIPLFPKISSPWFLPFAYLIIASSTYSLGEFLWIGGSLQGWWNDQRIWIYRKTTSYLFAMLETMLKVLGFTKSGFAITAKVADDDVMHRYEQEIMEFGTNSPMFSLLTTVALLNLFSLLGGMKRLLMDPGTDVLETSCLQIFLCAFVVAINLPLYQSLFFRKDTGRMPSSLLSRSFVLALIACMLPMY